One window of Desulfarculus baarsii DSM 2075 genomic DNA carries:
- the holA gene encoding DNA polymerase III subunit delta, with protein MSADGAGQGPAGLPWPELAGGEPGPLYGVFGEEDFLVGHGVEAFCQCPAFGPNAALNTERFHAADTPPARVLESARTLPFLGRRRLVLVLDADQYKAAQLGEFVGYLEDPPPSACLVFAGAKLDARTKFAKLLQQRGRVHVFAKLYPNQLPPWLQGRAKVRGKRLSASAAAFLAELAGLGLGALDSEVEKLSLYVGKRPEIGLDDARAVLGGGRLSTIFDLTDAIAAADLHRALTAFNQLHALGEAPVRVLAMVQRMFRQVLEASRLLERGGDERQVARQMRIPPQAAQTLLGRARRESKTGLSARLARLLQADMALKSSPATDRAIVERLIMDLCRMPSADARRGKNA; from the coding sequence ACTTTCTCGTCGGCCATGGCGTGGAGGCCTTTTGCCAATGTCCGGCCTTCGGCCCCAACGCCGCGCTCAACACCGAGCGCTTCCACGCCGCCGACACCCCGCCGGCCAGGGTGCTGGAAAGCGCCCGCACGTTGCCTTTCCTGGGTCGTCGACGGCTGGTGCTGGTGCTGGACGCCGATCAATACAAGGCCGCGCAGCTAGGCGAGTTCGTCGGCTACCTGGAAGACCCGCCGCCCAGCGCCTGCCTGGTTTTCGCCGGGGCCAAGCTGGACGCCCGCACCAAATTCGCCAAGCTCTTGCAGCAACGCGGCCGGGTGCATGTCTTCGCCAAGCTCTATCCCAACCAACTGCCGCCCTGGTTGCAGGGCCGGGCCAAAGTCCGCGGCAAGCGCCTGAGCGCATCGGCGGCGGCCTTTCTGGCCGAACTGGCCGGGCTGGGCCTGGGCGCGCTGGATTCCGAGGTCGAAAAGCTTTCGCTCTATGTGGGCAAGCGGCCCGAGATCGGTCTGGACGACGCCCGCGCCGTGCTGGGCGGCGGTCGCCTGAGCACCATCTTCGACCTGACCGACGCCATCGCCGCGGCCGACCTGCATCGGGCGCTGACGGCCTTCAACCAGTTGCACGCCCTGGGCGAAGCGCCGGTGCGGGTGCTGGCCATGGTGCAGCGGATGTTTCGACAGGTGTTGGAGGCGTCGCGCCTGTTGGAGCGCGGCGGCGACGAGCGCCAAGTGGCGCGGCAGATGCGTATCCCGCCCCAGGCCGCCCAGACGCTGCTGGGCCGGGCCAGGCGTGAAAGCAAAACCGGGCTCAGCGCTAGGCTGGCCCGGCTGTTGCAAGCCGATATGGCCTTGAAGTCCTCGCCCGCCACCGATCGGGCCATCGTCGAGCGCCTGATCATGGACCTATGCCGCATGCCAAGCGCCGACGCGCGGCGCGGAAAGAACGCTTAG
- the murJ gene encoding murein biosynthesis integral membrane protein MurJ produces MSTSGEKQKVARAAGVVGMATLASRLCGFARDLATAYFFGASAAADAFFVAFRIPNLLRRLFAEGSLTIAFIPVFTEVLRKKGREEADLLARSAYTLLALALVVVCLVGVIFAEPIVRLIAPGFTPGQETHTLAVLLTRWCLPFIFFISLVALASGVLNSLGHFFAPAFAPALFNLCVIGCALFLSDRLDPPVLSLAIGVLLGGLGQLLLQLPYLRARGVSLRPLWRPRDPALRRVLRLMGPAAFGAAVYQITVFINTQLASLLASGSVSYLYYADRLIQFPLGIFAIAISTAILPSLSRQAADADRQGLVETMGYGLRLTLFITVPSMVGLVVLARPLVELLFMRGEFGVESAAATANALVGYGLGLWAFAGLRAVVQTFYALKDTKTPVKVAAGCLVVNVAASLLLMWPLGHAGLALATSISGAVNLLALLWLLRRRTGPLGGRRLRRSCLKIAAAATIMGLLIGLTAYAPIWGEAGVARQTVRPLAALVVGMVSYLLAARLLGMEELAELWAVLGRRRR; encoded by the coding sequence GTGTCGACATCTGGTGAAAAACAAAAGGTGGCCCGGGCGGCGGGGGTGGTGGGCATGGCCACCCTGGCCAGCCGCTTGTGCGGCTTCGCGCGTGATCTGGCCACGGCCTATTTTTTTGGCGCATCGGCGGCGGCCGACGCCTTTTTCGTGGCCTTTCGCATCCCCAACCTGCTGCGGCGGCTGTTCGCCGAGGGCAGTTTGACCATCGCCTTCATCCCGGTGTTCACCGAGGTGCTGCGCAAAAAAGGCCGCGAGGAGGCCGACCTGCTGGCCCGCTCGGCCTACACGCTGCTGGCCCTGGCGCTGGTGGTGGTCTGCCTGGTCGGGGTGATCTTTGCCGAGCCCATCGTGCGGCTGATCGCCCCCGGTTTCACGCCAGGCCAGGAAACCCATACCCTGGCCGTGCTGCTGACGCGCTGGTGCCTGCCGTTCATCTTTTTCATCAGCCTGGTGGCCTTGGCCAGCGGCGTGCTCAACTCGCTGGGTCATTTTTTCGCGCCGGCCTTCGCGCCAGCCCTGTTCAATCTGTGCGTGATCGGCTGCGCGTTGTTTTTGTCCGATCGCCTGGACCCGCCGGTGCTGAGCCTGGCCATCGGCGTGCTTTTGGGCGGTCTGGGCCAATTGCTGCTGCAATTGCCCTATCTGCGGGCCAGGGGCGTGAGCCTGCGGCCGTTGTGGCGGCCGCGTGATCCGGCCCTGCGACGGGTGCTGCGCCTGATGGGCCCGGCGGCCTTTGGCGCGGCGGTCTATCAGATCACCGTCTTCATCAACACCCAACTGGCCTCGCTGTTGGCCAGCGGCAGCGTCAGCTATCTGTACTACGCCGACCGGCTGATCCAATTCCCCCTGGGCATCTTCGCCATCGCCATCTCCACGGCCATTTTGCCCAGCCTGTCGCGCCAGGCCGCCGACGCCGATCGCCAGGGCCTGGTGGAGACCATGGGCTACGGCCTGCGGCTGACGCTTTTCATCACCGTGCCGTCGATGGTGGGGCTGGTGGTTTTGGCCCGGCCGCTGGTCGAGCTTTTGTTCATGCGCGGCGAGTTCGGCGTCGAAAGCGCCGCGGCCACGGCCAACGCCCTGGTGGGCTATGGCCTGGGCTTGTGGGCCTTTGCCGGGCTGCGGGCGGTGGTCCAGACCTTTTACGCCCTCAAGGACACCAAGACGCCGGTCAAGGTGGCGGCCGGCTGTCTGGTGGTCAACGTGGCGGCCAGCCTGCTTTTGATGTGGCCGTTGGGCCACGCCGGCCTGGCCCTGGCCACGTCGATCTCGGGGGCGGTGAATTTGCTGGCCCTGCTGTGGCTGCTGCGCCGGCGCACCGGCCCCCTGGGCGGCCGGCGGCTGCGGCGCTCGTGCCTGAAAATCGCGGCGGCCGCCACGATCATGGGGCTGTTGATCGGGCTTACGGCCTACGCGCCGATCTGGGGCGAGGCGGGCGTGGCGCGCCAGACCGTCCGGCCGTTGGCGGCGCTGGTGGTGGGCATGGTCTCCTACCTGCTGGCGGCCCGTTTGCTGGGCATGGAGGAGCTGGCCGAGTTGTGGGCCGTGCTGGGCCGGCGGCGGCGTTAG
- the rpsT gene encoding 30S ribosomal protein S20: MANHQSALKRARQSEKRRIRNKSVRTNLRRTIRTVRQAVEAGDAAVAQQALQAAIPVIDKAASKGVIHRNNASRKISRLAMKVNALNA, translated from the coding sequence GTGGCCAATCACCAATCCGCCCTCAAAAGGGCCAGGCAGAGCGAAAAACGCCGTATCCGCAACAAGTCCGTGCGCACCAACCTGCGTCGCACCATCCGCACCGTGCGCCAGGCCGTCGAGGCCGGCGATGCGGCCGTGGCCCAGCAGGCCCTGCAAGCGGCCATCCCGGTGATCGACAAGGCCGCCAGCAAGGGCGTGATCCATCGCAACAACGCCTCGCGCAAGATCTCGCGCCTGGCCATGAAGGTCAACGCCCTCAACGCCTAA